GCGCAGAGAGGCGGATAAGAGGGCCATGCCGGCGACCATTGCCATCACCGACGACGACGCGGTGACGCGCGAGACGCTGAAGTCCTACCTGACGGATGAGGGCTTCGACGTCCTGCTGGCCCGAAGCGCGGAGGAGCTGAAGGATCTGCTGGCGGCGACGGCGGTGGACCTCGTGCTGCTCGACATCCGGCTGCCGCGCCAGGACGGGCTGACCCTGACCCGCGAACTGCGTGCGGTGTCGGAGATCGGCATCATCCTGGTCAGCAGCCGGGCGGAGAAGCTGGACCGCATCATCGGGCTTGAGATGGGGGCCGACGACTACATCGCGAAGCCCTTCGAGCCGCGCGAGATCCTGGCGCGGGTGCGCAACCTGCTGCGCCGGCTGAAGGCGCCGGGCGACCAGCGCGACGATCGCCGGCGCAGCTTCGCCGGCTGGACGCTGTGGCTCGACCGCATGCGCCTGACCGACCCGCAGGGCAACCCGGTGCGGCTGACCGGCGCGGAGTTCGAGCTGCTGTCGACCTTCGTCTGCAATCCCGGCCGGGTGATGAACCGCGACTATCTGCTGACGGCGACGACGCGGCGCAAGACCGACGCCACCGACCGCACCATCGACAGCCTCGTCCGCCGCCTGCGCCGCCTGATCGAACCCGACCCCGCCGACCCGAGGCTGATCGTCACCGTCCACGGCACCGGCTACCTCTTCGCCGGCGACGTGACGCAGGACGGGTAAAATCTCCCTCTCCCGCCCCGGGAGAGGGAAGGGGCCCATGCGGAGCATGGGAAGGGTGAGGGGTGGTCCAAGAATCAGAATCCATGCCCGGATAGCCCCTCACCCTCCCCACGCCTGCGGCGCGGGTCCCCTCCCTCTCCCGGGGCGGGAGAGGGAACGCGTATCACCGAACCCCGAGCAAACTCCCCCGTCGCTTCAGTCTTGCGGCGGCCACGCGCTCGGCAACCTGGGCCACGGGAAATCGCGAAAAATTTTTCGCGCGTTCCCGTGGCCCATTCTTTATGCACCAAAGCGGGCAACCGGCCTCTTCCGAAGTCAACCCGCCACACCCGGTTGCTTTTCGTCTTGCAGCATTCCCCCATAGGAAAGTCATAGACCGCCCGTCTGCTCACGAAAGCCGTCCGAAGTCTTCCCTCCGGCATTCCCGCTTGTCTCAAATGCAAACCAAAAGACACGAGCTGTTCACAATTAGACGCTAAACCGTTCAAAGGGCCCTGCGACGATGTGCGCGTAGCAATCCGTGGAACCGTTTTTGTGGCGGCGGGGGGTTTGGGCATGACGGCGATCTCGACGAAAGCAGGTGTGACGAAAACGGGCGGCACCCTGGACGACGGCGGCGCGCGCCACCGCTTCTGGACCTTGCGCCGCGCCATGGTGTCGGTGGTGGGCGTGCTGGTGGCGGCGCTGATCGCCAGCCAGGCCTGGGTGTCGCAACGCTACACCGGCTTCGCGCTCGAAACCTTCAACAGCAGCGCGGCGGCGACCCTGCGGGTGCTGGCCAACGACCGCATCCGCAAGAACTACACGGACTGGCTCCAGAACCACGCCAACGAATGGAGCCGCGATTCTTTCCTGGTCGACAGCATCAACCAGAAGGACCCGGCCAAGACGATGCTGGCGCTGAAGAACATCAACGCCCGGCCCGTGGTGGTCGACCGCGAGGTGCGGCTGATCTCGGTCGCCGTCTTCGACGCCGATATGGCGCGCATCGCCACCACCGGCGGGGAGCAGGACAGCGTCGCCACCGTCGCCCCGCTGTTCGAGGCGCTGAAATCGCGCGACATCGCCGACAAGCGCCGCCCGGCCAGCCTGCTGTGGCGCGACGGCCAGGGCCGGCCGCTGTTCAGCATGATCGTGCCCATCGGCGGTTTCCGCGTCCTGGGCTTCCTGGAGGTGGTGACCGATCCGCTGCCGGCCCTGTCCAGCCTGGGCGCCGTTCTCGACGCCGACATCCGCTTCACCGACGCCAAGGGCGGCGTGCTGTTCGAGGCCAAGGGCGGCGAACCGTCGGCCCACGCGCAACTCTCCACCACCACCGTGTCGCTCGGCGGCGACGGCGGGCTGCCCTGGGCGACGGCGGAGATCTCGCGCGACGTGTCGGAGTTCGTCGGCGCGACGGAGGCTCTGCGCAACGACGCGCTCAAGATGGTCGGCGCCTTCGCGCTGGCCGTCGCCATCGCCGCCGCCCTGCTGCTGCGCGTCGCCGTCTTCGCCAACCTGCGCAAGTTCGCCCGCGCCATGGAGCAGATCGCCGCCGGCGACCTCTCCATCGAGATCCCCCGCACCGGCCGCGACGAGCTGGCGGTGATGGCGACCGCGCTCCGCCACCTGCGCGGCAGCGTGGAGCAGGTTCTGCTGATGAAGCGGATGGTCGACAGCAGCCCGGTGCCCACGGCGCTCCTGCGCACCGATGGTCAAGTAGGGTTCGTCAACCCCGCCGCCCGGACCTTCTGCGAGGCGCACGGCATCGATCCCGCCGGTCCCGACCTGCTGGCCCAGGGGCCGGACTTCACCGCCGCCTGCACCGATCCCGCCCGCCCGCCGATCCCGCGCCGCACCCTGACGGTCGGCGAGACGACGGTGGAGGCCCATGTCGACACCGTCTTCGACGACCAGGGCAACGTGCTGGGCAAGACCCTGTCCTGGACCGATGTGACCGAGCAGATGCGCTCCGCCGCGCTGGCCCGCCAGCTGATGGAGGACGTGCATCAGGTGGCGTCCGGCGTCGCCACCCAGTCGGGCCAGCTGCGCGAACTGGCCGACGCGCTGCGCCGCGAATCGGCCGGCACCATCGACAGCACGGTCAGCGCCGGCAGCTTCGTCGCCGAGAGCAACCGCAACGCCACCACCTGCAACGACAGCGCGGAGGTGCTGATGGACACCATCGGCACCGTCTCCAGCCTCGCGACCGAGGCGGCGGGCGTGGTCGGCGCCACGCTGGGCGAGCTGACCGCCGCCCGCGAGGTGGTCGGCCAGCTGGGCGAGAACACCGAGCAGATCCGCCGCATCGTCGACGTCATCACCGGCATCGCCCACCAGACCAAGCTGCTGGCGCTGAACGCCACCATCGAGGCGGCGGCGGCCGGCGTCGCGGGCCGCGGCTTCGCCGTGGTGGCGGCGGAGGTGAAGAAGCTGGCGGAGGAGACCGCCAACGCCACCGTGCAGATCGCCAGCTCGGTCGGCGCCATCAACGGCAGCATCCAGAACACCGTCGGCACCTTCGCCCGCATCTCCGGCTCGGTCGAGCGCATCAACGAGGTGCAGGACCTGATCGGCGAGGCGGTGGCCCGCCAGACCGAATCCTCCACCGACATCCGCAACCGCGTCGGCGTGATCGCCGGCAATACGGGAGAGGTGGCGGCGCTGATCGACGGCGTCGGCGCCCAGGCGGCGCGCACCGGCGACATCGCCGCCTCGCTGACCGAGACGGCGAACACGCTGGCCGAGGAAGCCGCTTCGCTGCATAGTCTGCTCGGCACGCTGCGCGCCGGGCAGGCGGCCTGACCCCGCCCACCGCGGACAGGCGGGGAACGGGACGGGTCAGGGGATGGGTGTCGGGATGCGGCTGGTGTTGCTTCTGCTGCTGGCGCTGGTGTCGGCCTTACCGGTGCTGGCTCCATCGGCGCGGGCCGAGGACGGCGACACGCTGGAGCGCATCCACGGCCGCGGCTTCCTGATCTGCGGCCTGCGCAGCGGCGTCAGCGGCATCTCCTTCTCCGATCCGCAGGGGCATCTCGACGGTTTCCTGGTCGATGTCTGCCGGGTCTTCGCCGCGGCGACCCTGGGCAACGCCCAGGCGATCCGCGTCGTCCGCCTGCCGGAAAAGCCGCAGGAGTTCCAGGCGGTCGAGAAGCACGAGGTCGACGTGGCGCTGACCACCACGACCTGGACCTTCAGCCGCGACCTGTCGCATGACATCGAATTCCTGATGCCGCTTCTGCATGACGGCCAGGGCTTCGCCGTTCACAGCGACGGCACGCCACCGCCGCTCGACCGGCTGGGGCCGCGCACGGTCTGCGTCAAGACCGCCACCACCACGGTCCGCAACCTTGAGGACTATATCCGCAAGTCCGACCTGCCCTGGACGATCCGCACCTTCCAGACGCTGGACGAGGCGTTGCAGGCCTTCCTCGCCCATGAATGCGACCTGCTGACCACCGACCGCACGGTCCTGATCACCTCGCTGGCCGGTTACCGCCAAGCAGGGATGGGCATCACCATCTACCCCGACGTGATCTCGCGCGAGCCGCTGACCCCCTACATCGCGCGCGGCGACCGCAACTGGTACGACATCACCCGCTGGGTCCTCCACGCCATCGTCCTGGCCGACGCCAAGGGCGTCACCGCCGCCGACGTGCAGGCCGGCCGCATCCCCGACGACCCCGAACTGCACCGCATGCTGGGCCACGCCGGCACCGTCGCCCGCACGCTGGGCCTGCCCGACGACTGGGCCCTCCAGGTGCTGGCGCAGGTCGGAAACTACGGCGAGATCTTCGACCGCAACCTCGGCACCCCCTACGGCATGGACCCCGGCATGAACAAGCCCTGGACCGAGGGCGGGCTGCTGTACGCGCCGCCGTTCCGGTGAAATCCCTTTAAGCCGCCAAGATCCCCTCTCCCCCCCGGGGAGAGGGGGATCCCCCAGCGCCCCCTACGCCGCCAGGGCCACGCCCAGATGCCGCTCCAGCAGCGCCGGATCGGCCTTCGCCTGCGCCGCCGGTCCGGCATGCACCACCCGGCCGCGGTCGAGGAAGACCACGCGGTCCGCGAACTCCAGCGCCCGGTCGACCTGCTGCTCCACCAGCAGGATGGTCATGTCCAGCTTCGACAGCGCCTTCATCAGCGTGTCGCAGATCACCGGCGCCAGCCCTTCCAGCGGTTCGTCCAGCAGCAGCACCGTCGGCTTGCCGAGCAGGGCGCGGGCGACCGACAGCATCTGCTGCTCGCCGCCCGACAGCTCGCCGCCGCCGTTGCGCCGCCGCTCGCCGAGCCGGGGAAACAGCTCGTACGCCTCCTCCAGCGCCGAGCGCGGACGCCCCTTCAGCCCGGTGACGAGGTTCTCCTCCACCGTCAGCGATTTGAAGATGTCGCGCGTCTGCGGCACATAGCCGAGCCCCGCCGCCGCCCGCGCCGAACTGCTCATCCCGCCGAGTTCCACCCCGTCCAGCCGGATGCTGCCGCCATGGCGGGTGGTCTGGCCGACCAGCGTCGCCAGCGTCGTCGTCTTCCCCACCCCGTTGCGGCCGAGCAGCGCCAGCCGCCCGCCCGCCGGCACGGCCAGCGACACGCCGTCGAGGATCAGCGTCTTGCCGTAGCCGGCGCGCAGATCCGTCACCTCCAGCGCTCCGACAGTGTCAGTGGGCATTGGCGCGGCTCCCCAGATAGACCTCGCGCACGCGCGGGTCGGCGACGATCTCCTTGGCGGTGCCGCTGCACAGCAGCCGCCCCTGCGCCAGCACGACGATGGTCCTGGCGAAGCGGAACACCAAATCCATGTCGTGCTCGATCATCAGCACCGCCAGATCCTTGGGCAGCCGGTCGATGGCGTCGAGGATGCGCTGGCTTTCCGAATGCGGCACGCCGGCCGCCGGCTCGTCCAGAATCAGCACCTTCGGCTTCATCGCGAGCGCCAGCGCGATCTCCAGCAGCCGCTGCTGCCCATAGGCCAGCGCCCCCACCGCACTGTGCGCCACATGGGTCAGCCCCATCGTGTCGAGCAGCCCCGCCACCTCGTCGGCCAGCCCGGCCACCTTCGCGACATTGGCGAACAGGCGGAAGGTGCGGCGGTCGCGTTGCAACACCGCCAGTTCCAGATGCTCGCGCACCGTCATCGACTTGAACAGCCGCGCCACCTGAAAGCTGCGGATCAGCCCCAGCCGCACCCGCTCCGCCGCCGACAGTTTCGTGATGTCACGGCCGTCCAGCCGAATGGTGCCGGCGCTGGGGGGGATCACCCCGGTGACGAGGTTGACGAAGGTCGTCTTCCCCGCCCCGTTCGGCCCGATCAGGGCGCAGCGATCGCCGGCATTCAGCGTCATGGAGATGTCGGACGACACCTGCAGCCCGCCGAAGTTCTTGGCTAACCCCTCGACTTCCAACAGCTTGGTCATGCCCGGTCCTCTTTACCGCGCAGCAGCCCGCCCAGCCGCTCCACCCCCGAGGCGATGCCGCCGGGCAGGAACAGGACGATGCCGATCAGGAACAGGCCGATGAAGCCCATCCAGTGGAAGGGGTCGCTGGCCGCCAGGATGTGGTGGATGCCCATGAAGGCCGCCGTGCCGATCACCGCGCCATAGAGCCGCCCGGTGCCGCCCAGCACCAGCATCACCAGCGCCTCCGCCGACCAGGGGAAGCCGGCGCTGTCCAGCCCGACGATGCCGCTGGTCACCGCGGTCAGCGCCCCCGCCACCCCGGCGAACACCCCGGCCACGCCATACAGAACCACCAGATAGGATTTCGGCGACCCGCCGATGGCGGAGATCCGCAGGGGATCCTCACCAACCCCGCGGCAGGCCAGCCCGAAGGGCGAGCGCACGATCCGCCGCGCCACCAGCAGCCCGACCACCAGCACCGCCAGCGCAAACAGGTAGGAGGTCCGGCCATACATGTCGAAGCGGAACATCCCCAGCACCGGCGCCGGGTCGATGCCCGACAAACCGTCGCTGCCGCCGGTCCAGTCGCGTGCCTTGTTGGCGACCTCCTGCACGATCTGCCCGACCGCGATGGTCAGCATCAGCAGGGTCAGCCCGCGGGCATGCAGGATCAGGGCACCGGTCGCCAGCGCGATCAGCCCGCCGGCCAGTCCACCGACCGCCAGCATGGCGAAGGGGTCGTTGTTCCAGTTGACCGCGACGATGCCGGCGGCATAGGCGCCGGTGCCGAACATCGCCGCCTGCCCCAGCGTGGCG
The nucleotide sequence above comes from Azospirillum sp. TSA2s. Encoded proteins:
- a CDS encoding ABC transporter ATP-binding protein → MTKLLEVEGLAKNFGGLQVSSDISMTLNAGDRCALIGPNGAGKTTFVNLVTGVIPPSAGTIRLDGRDITKLSAAERVRLGLIRSFQVARLFKSMTVREHLELAVLQRDRRTFRLFANVAKVAGLADEVAGLLDTMGLTHVAHSAVGALAYGQQRLLEIALALAMKPKVLILDEPAAGVPHSESQRILDAIDRLPKDLAVLMIEHDMDLVFRFARTIVVLAQGRLLCSGTAKEIVADPRVREVYLGSRANAH
- a CDS encoding amino acid ABC transporter substrate-binding protein, encoding MRLVLLLLLALVSALPVLAPSARAEDGDTLERIHGRGFLICGLRSGVSGISFSDPQGHLDGFLVDVCRVFAAATLGNAQAIRVVRLPEKPQEFQAVEKHEVDVALTTTTWTFSRDLSHDIEFLMPLLHDGQGFAVHSDGTPPPLDRLGPRTVCVKTATTTVRNLEDYIRKSDLPWTIRTFQTLDEALQAFLAHECDLLTTDRTVLITSLAGYRQAGMGITIYPDVISREPLTPYIARGDRNWYDITRWVLHAIVLADAKGVTAADVQAGRIPDDPELHRMLGHAGTVARTLGLPDDWALQVLAQVGNYGEIFDRNLGTPYGMDPGMNKPWTEGGLLYAPPFR
- a CDS encoding ABC transporter ATP-binding protein — translated: MPTDTVGALEVTDLRAGYGKTLILDGVSLAVPAGGRLALLGRNGVGKTTTLATLVGQTTRHGGSIRLDGVELGGMSSSARAAAGLGYVPQTRDIFKSLTVEENLVTGLKGRPRSALEEAYELFPRLGERRRNGGGELSGGEQQMLSVARALLGKPTVLLLDEPLEGLAPVICDTLMKALSKLDMTILLVEQQVDRALEFADRVVFLDRGRVVHAGPAAQAKADPALLERHLGVALAA
- a CDS encoding branched-chain amino acid ABC transporter permease, encoding MTSVAERDENGDSKGGQMTRRTPLAARRDLGWIGIPLVAAVGLAAFWLLPDDLALLTRIAASALFVLSLDLVLGYGGIATLGQAAMFGTGAYAAGIVAVNWNNDPFAMLAVGGLAGGLIALATGALILHARGLTLLMLTIAVGQIVQEVANKARDWTGGSDGLSGIDPAPVLGMFRFDMYGRTSYLFALAVLVVGLLVARRIVRSPFGLACRGVGEDPLRISAIGGSPKSYLVVLYGVAGVFAGVAGALTAVTSGIVGLDSAGFPWSAEALVMLVLGGTGRLYGAVIGTAAFMGIHHILAASDPFHWMGFIGLFLIGIVLFLPGGIASGVERLGGLLRGKEDRA
- a CDS encoding methyl-accepting chemotaxis protein; the encoded protein is MTAISTKAGVTKTGGTLDDGGARHRFWTLRRAMVSVVGVLVAALIASQAWVSQRYTGFALETFNSSAAATLRVLANDRIRKNYTDWLQNHANEWSRDSFLVDSINQKDPAKTMLALKNINARPVVVDREVRLISVAVFDADMARIATTGGEQDSVATVAPLFEALKSRDIADKRRPASLLWRDGQGRPLFSMIVPIGGFRVLGFLEVVTDPLPALSSLGAVLDADIRFTDAKGGVLFEAKGGEPSAHAQLSTTTVSLGGDGGLPWATAEISRDVSEFVGATEALRNDALKMVGAFALAVAIAAALLLRVAVFANLRKFARAMEQIAAGDLSIEIPRTGRDELAVMATALRHLRGSVEQVLLMKRMVDSSPVPTALLRTDGQVGFVNPAARTFCEAHGIDPAGPDLLAQGPDFTAACTDPARPPIPRRTLTVGETTVEAHVDTVFDDQGNVLGKTLSWTDVTEQMRSAALARQLMEDVHQVASGVATQSGQLRELADALRRESAGTIDSTVSAGSFVAESNRNATTCNDSAEVLMDTIGTVSSLATEAAGVVGATLGELTAAREVVGQLGENTEQIRRIVDVITGIAHQTKLLALNATIEAAAAGVAGRGFAVVAAEVKKLAEETANATVQIASSVGAINGSIQNTVGTFARISGSVERINEVQDLIGEAVARQTESSTDIRNRVGVIAGNTGEVAALIDGVGAQAARTGDIAASLTETANTLAEEAASLHSLLGTLRAGQAA
- a CDS encoding response regulator — encoded protein: MPATIAITDDDAVTRETLKSYLTDEGFDVLLARSAEELKDLLAATAVDLVLLDIRLPRQDGLTLTRELRAVSEIGIILVSSRAEKLDRIIGLEMGADDYIAKPFEPREILARVRNLLRRLKAPGDQRDDRRRSFAGWTLWLDRMRLTDPQGNPVRLTGAEFELLSTFVCNPGRVMNRDYLLTATTRRKTDATDRTIDSLVRRLRRLIEPDPADPRLIVTVHGTGYLFAGDVTQDG